A single region of the bacterium genome encodes:
- a CDS encoding mechanosensitive ion channel, translated as MEQFETFLSNFLKNYGNGIFWILILIIFDRVFLKIAVKRLVKLIIKFDFSKNGAKEKLEMKMKTLGGVAVNTGNMLILFAIVLILLRMFKVDTGPVLAGAGIIGLVIGFGTQSLIKDFVSGLFILIENQYNVGDRVKIGTFEGKVKKITIRSTILEDNEGRIIYLPNGIITTVINYSQGLPPGKTA; from the coding sequence ATGGAACAATTCGAAACTTTTCTAAGCAATTTTTTAAAAAACTACGGAAACGGAATTTTTTGGATTTTGATTCTGATAATTTTTGACAGAGTTTTTTTAAAGATAGCGGTGAAGCGGTTAGTTAAGCTGATTATTAAATTTGATTTTAGTAAAAACGGCGCGAAAGAAAAATTAGAGATGAAAATGAAAACACTGGGAGGCGTGGCGGTTAATACAGGGAATATGCTGATTCTGTTTGCCATTGTTTTGATTTTACTGCGGATGTTCAAAGTTGACACGGGACCGGTTTTGGCAGGAGCCGGCATTATCGGATTGGTTATAGGTTTTGGAACCCAATCCTTAATCAAGGACTTCGTGTCGGGACTTTTTATTTTAATAGAGAATCAATATAATGTCGGCGATCGGGTGAAAATCGGGACATTTGAAGGCAAGGTTAAAAAAATCACGATACGCTCCACGATTTTAGAAGATAATGAAGGCAGGATTATTTATTTGCCTAACGGAATCATTACCACGGTTATAAATTATTCACAAGGTTTGCCGCCCGGGAAAACGGCTTAA
- a CDS encoding ferredoxin, producing MRIKIDRELCIGDGSCASIAPKTFKLDLEGKAVVIDDYGDDDETIKMAIESCPVQAIVIEDEK from the coding sequence ATGAGAATTAAAATTGATCGGGAACTTTGCATCGGCGACGGCTCCTGCGCCTCAATCGCCCCAAAAACTTTTAAATTGGATTTGGAAGGTAAAGCGGTAGTGATCGATGATTACGGCGATGATGACGAAACAATTAAAATGGCCATTGAGTCATGTCCGGTGCAGGCGATTGTCATAGAAGATGAAAAATAA
- the typA gene encoding translational GTPase TypA, which produces MKTTQPNIRNVAIIAHVDHGKTTLVDGLLKQTGTFRVGQEVAECIMDSNVLERERGITILAKNAAVNYKGVKINIIDTPGHADFSSEVERVLKMAEGVLLLVDAAEGPLAQTRFVLSKALQLGLQPIVVINKIDRKDARVEETLDLIYELFMDLGANDKQLEFPIIYAIAREGIAKTSMTEDSKDLTPLLDKLIEYIPAPQVSDEGPLQVMITGLDYNDFVGRIGIGKVVRGKIKAGEKVALINIKGEIKNYPITKLYSFDKMGKCEVPEVSAGDLMALAGIGEISIGDTVASVEKPEALERIKVEDPTITMDFITNDGPFAGREGKLITSRHLRDRLTKELESNVGLKVEETDSAKAYKVSGRGVLHLGVLVENMRREGYEVALSKPQVIYKEVNGEKLEPMEELHVNVLDPDAGKVIELVGKRRGEMSNMKSHLGHTDLNFTISSRGLIGFRSEFIMITHGTGTMDHRFTEYGKVKGDIPFRTNGVMVSMTGGKVLAYALDLLQQRGKMFVKPGDEVYEGLIVGLRPESGDLAVNPCKAKHVSNVRKSGGEEAIVLVPPEEMTLEKAIEFIDDDELVEVTPKSIRLRKKLLTDNARRRQEKEQ; this is translated from the coding sequence ATTAAAACCACACAACCAAATATCCGCAATGTTGCCATTATCGCTCACGTTGATCATGGTAAAACCACCCTGGTAGACGGTTTGCTCAAACAAACCGGGACTTTTCGCGTTGGGCAGGAAGTGGCTGAATGTATTATGGATTCCAATGTGCTGGAGCGTGAGCGCGGGATCACTATTTTGGCCAAAAATGCGGCGGTGAATTATAAAGGCGTAAAAATAAATATTATTGATACTCCGGGACATGCGGATTTTTCCAGCGAAGTGGAAAGAGTTTTAAAAATGGCGGAAGGTGTCTTGCTTTTGGTCGACGCGGCCGAAGGTCCTTTGGCGCAGACAAGATTTGTTTTAAGCAAAGCGCTTCAACTAGGACTTCAGCCAATCGTGGTAATAAATAAAATTGACAGAAAAGATGCCAGAGTTGAAGAAACCCTGGATCTGATCTATGAATTATTCATGGATTTGGGAGCAAACGACAAACAGCTGGAGTTTCCAATTATTTATGCGATCGCGCGCGAAGGAATTGCCAAGACCTCAATGACCGAAGATTCCAAAGACTTAACCCCTCTTTTAGACAAGCTTATAGAATATATACCAGCGCCGCAAGTATCAGATGAAGGTCCTTTGCAAGTTATGATCACGGGACTGGATTATAATGATTTTGTCGGCAGGATCGGTATTGGTAAAGTTGTGCGCGGAAAGATCAAGGCCGGAGAAAAAGTCGCTTTGATCAATATTAAAGGCGAGATAAAAAATTATCCGATAACCAAGCTTTATTCTTTTGATAAAATGGGAAAATGCGAAGTGCCGGAAGTATCGGCGGGCGATTTAATGGCTTTGGCCGGTATTGGGGAAATATCAATCGGCGATACAGTGGCGAGTGTTGAAAAGCCGGAAGCGCTGGAACGAATTAAAGTGGAAGATCCGACGATCACTATGGATTTTATAACTAATGATGGTCCGTTTGCCGGCCGCGAAGGAAAACTTATTACTTCCAGGCACTTACGAGACAGACTAACGAAAGAACTGGAAAGCAATGTCGGATTGAAAGTGGAAGAAACTGATTCGGCCAAAGCATATAAGGTTTCCGGCCGGGGAGTATTGCATTTGGGAGTATTGGTTGAGAATATGCGCCGCGAAGGCTATGAAGTGGCGCTTTCCAAACCGCAAGTTATTTATAAGGAAGTAAACGGCGAGAAACTGGAGCCAATGGAGGAGCTTCACGTCAATGTACTTGACCCGGATGCGGGAAAAGTTATCGAGCTTGTCGGAAAAAGAAGAGGCGAGATGAGCAATATGAAATCGCATTTGGGGCATACGGATCTGAATTTTACGATCAGTTCGCGCGGACTTATCGGGTTTCGCTCGGAATTTATTATGATCACTCATGGTACCGGTACGATGGATCACAGGTTTACCGAATATGGAAAAGTAAAAGGCGATATTCCTTTCCGGACGAACGGCGTAATGGTTTCGATGACCGGCGGAAAGGTTTTGGCCTATGCTCTGGATCTACTGCAACAGCGGGGAAAGATGTTCGTGAAACCGGGAGACGAAGTTTATGAGGGTTTAATTGTCGGTTTGCGGCCGGAATCCGGCGACCTGGCAGTCAATCCTTGCAAAGCAAAACATGTTTCAAATGTCCGAAAATCAGGCGGCGAAGAGGCGATCGTGCTGGTTCCGCCGGAAGAAATGACGCTGGAAAAAGCCATTGAATTCATTGATGACGATGAGTTGGTGGAAGTAACGCCGAAAAGCATTAGATTAAGAAAAAAATTGCTTACCGATAACGCGAGAAGAAGGCAGGAAAAAGAACAATAG
- a CDS encoding sodium:calcium antiporter codes for MIWLYILIFIISCILLYFSGELLVGSLTRIAKFMGWKEFVVAFLLMAFASSLPNLFVGVFSALHGVPQLSFGDVLGNNMVAMTLAVGLAAFFSHTGIPGNSQTIQTTAVFVLVSAILPLLLSADGILSRVDGVLLISFFVFYLYWLFSKKERFSRVYNGEHSACIYSKVLSIYKDLGRVIIAAVFIIIAAEGIVKSAAFFSFTFNLPLILIGIFITGLGNALPEIYFTVALAKKGHNWMILGTLMGAVIIPATLVLGIVSLIHPIEIINSSYGVIARLFLIIASLFFFFSVLTGKRITKKEALVLLGLYFIFILVAIAVGTYENI; via the coding sequence ATGATTTGGCTTTACATCCTAATTTTTATAATTTCTTGCATTCTGCTTTATTTTTCCGGAGAACTTTTAGTTGGAAGCCTGACAAGAATAGCCAAATTCATGGGCTGGAAGGAATTCGTAGTCGCTTTTTTATTAATGGCTTTTGCAAGTTCCCTGCCTAATCTTTTTGTTGGTGTTTTTTCGGCTTTGCACGGAGTCCCCCAGCTTTCTTTCGGCGATGTTTTGGGAAATAATATGGTAGCTATGACCTTGGCCGTAGGTTTGGCAGCTTTCTTTTCCCATACCGGAATTCCAGGCAATAGCCAAACGATTCAAACAACGGCGGTTTTCGTTTTAGTCTCTGCGATTCTGCCTTTGCTTTTGTCGGCGGACGGAATCCTTTCAAGGGTTGATGGCGTTTTACTCATATCTTTTTTTGTGTTTTACCTTTATTGGCTCTTTTCAAAAAAAGAAAGATTTTCACGAGTTTATAACGGCGAACATAGCGCTTGTATTTACTCAAAGGTTTTAAGTATTTACAAAGACTTGGGCAGGGTAATTATAGCGGCAGTTTTCATAATAATTGCGGCCGAAGGAATCGTAAAATCAGCTGCTTTTTTTTCCTTTACTTTTAATTTGCCGCTGATTTTAATCGGAATTTTTATTACCGGACTGGGAAATGCCTTGCCGGAAATATATTTTACCGTAGCTTTGGCTAAGAAAGGGCATAACTGGATGATTTTGGGAACTTTGATGGGTGCTGTTATAATACCCGCTACTTTAGTTTTAGGAATTGTCTCTTTAATACATCCGATTGAAATTATTAATTCTTCATACGGAGTTATCGCAAGATTATTTTTAATTATTGCGTCTTTATTCTTCTTTTTCTCGGTGCTAACCGGAAAAAGAATTACGAAAAAGGAAGCTTTGGTTTTACTGGGACTCTACTTTATTTTTATCTTAGTCGCAATCGCCGTAGGAACATATGAAAATATTTAA
- the serS gene encoding serine--tRNA ligase, which produces MLDIRFIRENKEEIKKAAKNKHVDLDLKRLLALDDKRLKAMQEVEGLQAEKNKINDSIRSAKNKNERAKIIAGGKKIKSKIDLVEPDYNKILSEYNSLMIKVPTIPSADTPIGKGEEDNKEVYVWGEKPKFDFKPKDHIEIGKNLDLLDLERGKKVAGYRGYYLKNEGALLAMGLMMYALKKMVQSGYTPIIPPTLVKGGALFGSGYFKGLEYSDEVDEIYQIASQDKEVDGAASKERKFLVGTSEPSLLAYYGGEVLEEKNLPLKMTGYSQCYRSEIGSYGRDTKGIYRVHEFMKVEQVVFCKADKKEAEKLQDEMLGISQEILEDLGLPYRKIIICTGDLSAGKYRQYDLEVWLAANSWYRESGSASIFLDWQSRRLDVKYKDANDKKQYVYMLNNTAIATPRVLIGILENYQQKDGTVRVPKALVEYVGKEIIRPRK; this is translated from the coding sequence ATGCTCGATATAAGATTTATCAGAGAAAACAAAGAAGAAATCAAAAAAGCGGCAAAGAATAAGCATGTTGATTTGGATTTGAAGCGGCTTTTGGCGCTTGATGATAAACGTTTGAAAGCTATGCAAGAAGTTGAAGGCTTGCAGGCGGAAAAGAACAAGATCAATGATTCCATTCGCTCGGCGAAAAATAAGAACGAGAGGGCTAAAATTATCGCAGGGGGAAAGAAAATTAAAAGCAAGATTGATCTGGTGGAGCCGGATTATAATAAGATTTTAAGCGAATACAATTCCTTAATGATAAAAGTTCCGACTATTCCTTCAGCTGATACGCCGATAGGAAAGGGCGAAGAGGATAATAAGGAAGTTTATGTTTGGGGAGAGAAGCCAAAATTCGACTTCAAGCCGAAAGACCATATTGAGATCGGAAAAAACCTGGATCTTTTAGATTTGGAGCGCGGCAAGAAGGTGGCCGGTTATCGGGGTTATTACTTGAAAAACGAAGGCGCGCTTTTGGCGATGGGGCTTATGATGTACGCGCTTAAAAAAATGGTTCAAAGTGGATATACGCCGATAATCCCACCGACTCTAGTGAAAGGCGGAGCGCTTTTTGGCAGCGGGTATTTCAAAGGATTGGAATATAGTGATGAAGTAGATGAAATATATCAGATTGCCAGTCAGGATAAAGAGGTGGATGGTGCAGCTAGCAAAGAAAGGAAATTTTTAGTGGGTACATCAGAGCCGTCGCTTTTGGCATATTATGGGGGAGAGGTTTTGGAGGAGAAAAATTTACCGCTTAAAATGACAGGCTATAGTCAATGTTATCGAAGCGAGATAGGAAGTTATGGCCGGGATACGAAAGGAATTTATCGCGTTCATGAATTTATGAAAGTAGAACAGGTGGTATTTTGCAAGGCTGATAAAAAAGAGGCGGAGAAATTACAAGATGAAATGTTGGGTATTTCTCAGGAAATCTTGGAAGACTTGGGCTTGCCGTATCGAAAAATTATTATTTGCACCGGGGATCTGAGTGCCGGCAAGTATCGGCAATACGATCTGGAAGTGTGGCTGGCGGCGAATAGCTGGTATCGGGAGAGCGGTTCGGCAAGTATTTTTCTGGACTGGCAGTCGCGCCGTTTGGACGTGAAGTATAAGGATGCGAATGATAAAAAGCAATATGTTTATATGCTGAATAACACCGCCATTGCCACGCCGCGTGTTTTGATTGGGATTTTGGAAAATTATCAGCAGAAAGATGGAACGGTGCGGGTGCCGAAAGCGCTCGTGGAATATGTGGGGAAAGAGATAATAAGGCCGAGAAAATAA